A single region of the Selenomonas sp. oral taxon 920 genome encodes:
- a CDS encoding uracil-DNA glycosylase — protein MAKEIFKNDWQELLADEMAQPYYRELRAFLIEEYRTKRIYPDMFAIFNAMHYTSFADTKVVILGQDPYHGDGQAHGLSFSVQVGIDPPPSLLNIYKEMQDDLGIIPPAHGCLIPWAKQGVLLLNTVLTVRAHAAASHQGHGWERFTDHIIRLLGARERPLAFILWGSPARRKRSLITNPRHLIIESPHPSPLSAHRGFFGSRPFSRVNDFLTAAGEKPIEWQLPPASEIEA, from the coding sequence ATGGCAAAGGAAATTTTCAAGAACGATTGGCAGGAACTGCTTGCGGATGAGATGGCACAGCCGTATTATCGGGAACTGCGCGCCTTTCTCATCGAAGAGTATCGAACGAAGCGCATCTACCCCGATATGTTCGCAATCTTCAACGCGATGCACTATACGAGCTTTGCGGATACGAAGGTTGTCATCCTCGGACAGGATCCGTACCACGGCGACGGACAGGCCCATGGGCTCTCGTTCTCCGTGCAGGTCGGCATCGACCCGCCGCCGTCACTGCTCAATATCTACAAGGAGATGCAGGATGATCTCGGGATCATACCGCCTGCGCACGGCTGTCTTATTCCTTGGGCGAAGCAGGGCGTGCTGCTCCTCAACACAGTGCTGACCGTTCGTGCTCATGCGGCAGCGTCTCATCAGGGACACGGCTGGGAGCGGTTCACAGATCATATCATTCGGCTGCTCGGCGCACGCGAGCGTCCGCTCGCCTTTATCCTTTGGGGAAGCCCCGCACGGCGCAAGCGCAGCCTTATCACGAATCCGCGCCATCTCATCATCGAGTCGCCGCATCCGAGCCCGCTCTCGGCACATCGCGGCTTCTTCGGCAGCCGCCCGTTCTCACGCGTCAACGATTTTCTCACGGCGGCAGGCGAGAAACCAATCGAGTGGCAGCTGCCGCCGGCAAGTGAGATTGAGGCGTAG
- a CDS encoding TonB-dependent receptor plug domain-containing protein, which yields MTNYISKKIVMNVTAALAFGLVSTGGGHTFAADADSSTSEHMLNETVVTATRTPNKELKTDANVTVITGKDIERRHYTDLTQALRDVPGVTVNQYAPAGYNNSSKFYINGSEDVVLLIDGVRQNYAGGFSASLASAMKDLGGIERIEVLHGSASTLYGSDAKGGVINIITKKAQGMKTTLGIGYGSYGRQQYSIANAGGENGWDWRVKYQKDKSGDFKDGHGNTVPSRLDADSFNLHLGKDLSKASYLALNFRSYKDSDHYQALYEKQQGLNVNRGNYDYLDGDLIWNVQIDDTTKNQMSISRSKYDYDIFTHSIFNPAGSLYDFSVWTWKFSDQFDKKLGDHLLTAGFEFTKDDTTIKNGSIVSIDDRTLINRSFYLQDQWSILPTLKLTAGIRHDSNSAFGSHNSPSVSLGYDIDPVTHAYVSYSEYFITPTPNQLYAPIYGNTNLKPESGNTREIGIARDFGKGLSLTASYFKRHSKNRIGYHPMTYQNINVGDEDAHGWSLQLTKRVDSHWRARIGYTQTHVGKTEQRGVNADGYLPEDQWNIGVDYRNRDFDSSLLARGIIGRSGPVRGAFPTDNYWVVDLAMNYQIADATKIYLKANNIFNQFYAEHSNVKFGSPGEWWTAPGRNFMIGVEQSF from the coding sequence ATGACAAACTACATTTCAAAAAAGATTGTCATGAATGTGACAGCAGCACTTGCTTTTGGACTTGTATCTACGGGAGGAGGGCACACCTTTGCCGCAGATGCGGATTCGTCTACAAGTGAACATATGCTGAACGAAACCGTCGTTACAGCAACGCGTACACCCAATAAGGAACTGAAGACGGACGCGAATGTAACGGTGATTACGGGCAAGGACATCGAGCGACGTCATTATACGGATCTCACACAGGCACTGCGCGATGTACCGGGCGTTACCGTCAATCAGTATGCGCCGGCGGGATATAATAACAGCAGTAAATTTTATATCAACGGGTCAGAGGATGTGGTTCTTCTGATTGACGGTGTGAGGCAGAACTATGCGGGGGGCTTTTCTGCCTCCTTGGCATCTGCGATGAAGGATCTCGGCGGCATCGAGCGCATCGAGGTATTGCACGGCTCGGCATCGACCCTCTACGGCTCGGATGCAAAGGGCGGTGTCATCAATATCATAACGAAGAAAGCACAGGGGATGAAGACGACGCTCGGCATCGGCTACGGCAGCTACGGACGTCAGCAGTACAGCATCGCGAACGCCGGCGGTGAAAACGGCTGGGATTGGCGCGTGAAATACCAGAAGGATAAGAGCGGCGATTTCAAGGACGGACACGGCAATACGGTACCGTCCCGTCTGGATGCCGATTCGTTTAATCTTCATCTCGGCAAGGACTTGAGCAAAGCGTCCTATCTTGCTCTTAACTTCCGCTCCTACAAAGACTCGGATCACTATCAGGCACTCTATGAAAAGCAGCAGGGGCTCAATGTCAATCGCGGAAACTATGATTATTTGGATGGCGATTTGATCTGGAACGTGCAGATCGATGATACAACCAAGAATCAGATGAGTATTTCTCGCAGTAAATATGATTATGACATATTTACTCATAGTATATTTAACCCTGCAGGCTCCCTTTATGATTTCAGTGTTTGGACATGGAAATTCAGCGACCAATTTGACAAGAAGCTCGGCGATCATCTGTTGACAGCGGGCTTTGAATTCACAAAGGATGATACGACGATCAAGAACGGCAGCATTGTGAGTATTGATGATCGTACGCTTATCAACCGATCCTTCTATTTGCAGGATCAGTGGAGTATTCTTCCGACGCTGAAACTCACGGCAGGCATCCGCCATGACAGTAATTCTGCATTTGGGAGCCACAACAGCCCGAGCGTCAGCCTTGGCTACGACATTGATCCGGTGACGCATGCTTATGTTTCCTATAGCGAGTATTTTATCACACCGACACCAAATCAGCTCTATGCACCGATCTATGGGAATACAAATCTCAAACCGGAGTCCGGCAATACGAGGGAGATTGGCATAGCCCGGGATTTTGGCAAGGGCCTGAGCCTCACGGCAAGTTATTTCAAGCGTCATTCAAAGAATCGGATCGGCTACCATCCTATGACATATCAAAATATCAATGTCGGCGATGAGGACGCACACGGCTGGTCGCTGCAGCTGACCAAGCGTGTTGATTCCCATTGGCGTGCCCGCATTGGATACACGCAGACACATGTCGGCAAGACGGAGCAGAGAGGCGTTAACGCAGATGGCTACCTGCCCGAGGATCAGTGGAATATCGGCGTGGACTACCGCAACCGCGATTTTGATTCGTCTCTCCTTGCACGCGGGATCATCGGTCGGTCGGGACCCGTGAGAGGTGCATTCCCAACCGATAACTACTGGGTCGTCGATCTTGCTATGAACTACCAGATTGCCGATGCAACGAAGATCTATCTGAAGGCGAATAATATCTTCAACCAGTTCTATGCCGAGCACTCGAATGTAAAATTTGGTAGTCCCGGAGAGTGGTGGACGGCACCCGGACGCAACTTCATGATTGGTGTCGAGCAGAGTTTCTAA
- a CDS encoding radical SAM/SPASM domain-containing protein, whose amino-acid sequence MPLRMLVLSLTGDCNLACRYCYASGQDRSMMTWETARRAIDLAATGGAPFILQFSGGEPLLALPLLRQIADYVRTNHIRVRMDLQTNGTLMTEETADFLHGADIGIGVSLDGRPTVHDMLRCYPDGRGTSSDVVAGIQCLAQRGIEIGLTCVVTAENVGELSGIIEMAYYLGNVRRVGFDLLRGQGSGTAVRPAREEEMTQAIAEVFARNEHLGRLHGYRIAIAQEEQATCLSQRTGDGFSHCHAMSGAGVHIDAAGRIFACSSYVGDARFLLGDVEHGIDVRRQVEVAHEMQDAMAFCRVCADFAGCGGACYARWAGQEHSALSNAECALKRSAMMAAGV is encoded by the coding sequence ATGCCGCTGCGGATGTTGGTGCTGAGTCTCACGGGAGACTGCAATCTTGCGTGCCGCTACTGCTATGCATCCGGTCAAGACCGGAGCATGATGACATGGGAGACAGCGCGGCGTGCGATCGATCTCGCAGCGACGGGGGGAGCTCCCTTTATCCTTCAGTTCTCGGGTGGAGAGCCTCTGCTCGCCCTGCCACTCCTGCGGCAGATCGCGGACTACGTTCGCACCAATCACATACGGGTACGCATGGATCTGCAGACCAACGGGACTCTGATGACCGAGGAGACAGCAGATTTCCTGCACGGTGCGGACATCGGCATTGGCGTCAGCCTCGACGGCAGACCTACTGTTCACGATATGCTCCGCTGTTATCCTGACGGCAGGGGAACGTCGTCGGATGTTGTCGCCGGGATTCAGTGCCTCGCACAGCGCGGCATTGAGATCGGTCTGACCTGTGTTGTTACAGCGGAAAATGTTGGGGAACTCTCAGGCATCATAGAGATGGCATACTATCTCGGCAATGTGCGCCGCGTGGGCTTTGACCTCCTGCGCGGACAGGGGAGCGGCACTGCTGTCCGCCCCGCACGCGAGGAGGAGATGACACAGGCGATCGCAGAGGTCTTTGCGCGAAACGAACACCTTGGACGGCTGCACGGATATCGTATCGCGATTGCGCAGGAGGAGCAGGCGACGTGTCTTTCGCAGCGCACGGGCGACGGATTCTCACATTGTCATGCGATGAGCGGGGCAGGGGTGCACATTGACGCTGCGGGGCGCATCTTTGCGTGCTCCTCCTATGTCGGTGATGCGCGCTTTCTGCTCGGCGATGTGGAGCACGGGATCGACGTTCGGCGGCAGGTGGAGGTAGCACATGAGATGCAGGATGCCATGGCGTTTTGCAGGGTGTGTGCGGACTTTGCAGGATGCGGCGGCGCGTGCTATGCACGTTGGGCGGGGCAGGAACATTCTGCCCTGTCCAATGCCGAATGTGCACTGAAGCGATCTGCGATGATGGCGGCAGGCGTTTGA
- the msrB gene encoding peptide-methionine (R)-S-oxide reductase MsrB — MKIMISLRNICVLGLLACLGGCGAPAETSAEMPHEIVQQNVPVHGQKEIYLAGGCFWGTELYVSLIHGVISAESGYANGRTSHPSYREVCSGSGHAETVHIVYDPQIVSLDEILTAFYDSIDPTAMDRQGNDIGRQYRSGIYYVPNADGSESADAAVIRASLDALQKRIGKTVAVEMGPIVNFYRAEEDHQKYLEKNPNGYCHISPALIARMREKYEAAERAEVSNVTRTYEKPSDAELKARLTGMQYAVTQEKATEPPFRNEYDHEFREGIYCDITTGEPLFISADKYDSGCGWPAFSRPIDSALIAEHEDRSHGMVRTEVTAANSGAHLGHVFNDGPAAAGGLRYCINSASLRFIPKEDMEREGYGDYLYLLEK, encoded by the coding sequence ATGAAAATAATGATATCACTGCGCAATATCTGTGTACTCGGACTGCTTGCTTGTCTCGGCGGCTGCGGCGCACCTGCCGAGACCTCGGCAGAGATGCCGCATGAAATCGTACAGCAGAATGTCCCTGTGCATGGACAGAAGGAAATCTATCTTGCAGGTGGCTGCTTCTGGGGGACGGAACTCTATGTCAGTCTGATCCACGGAGTTATTTCCGCAGAGAGCGGCTATGCGAACGGCCGCACATCGCACCCCTCATACCGTGAGGTATGCAGCGGGAGCGGTCATGCAGAGACGGTGCACATTGTCTACGATCCGCAGATTGTTTCTCTCGACGAGATACTGACGGCTTTTTACGATTCTATCGACCCGACAGCGATGGACCGGCAGGGCAATGACATCGGACGGCAGTATCGCTCCGGAATCTACTATGTGCCGAATGCGGACGGCAGTGAGAGTGCCGATGCGGCTGTGATCCGTGCCTCGCTCGATGCACTGCAGAAGAGGATCGGCAAGACGGTCGCCGTTGAGATGGGGCCGATTGTGAACTTCTATCGCGCGGAGGAGGATCATCAGAAATACCTTGAGAAGAATCCGAATGGATACTGCCATATCTCGCCTGCGCTCATTGCAAGAATGCGTGAAAAGTACGAGGCGGCAGAACGTGCAGAGGTGTCAAACGTGACACGCACTTACGAAAAACCATCGGATGCCGAACTCAAGGCGCGCCTGACGGGGATGCAGTACGCTGTCACGCAGGAGAAGGCGACGGAGCCGCCCTTCCGCAACGAGTACGATCACGAATTCCGCGAAGGCATCTACTGTGATATCACGACGGGTGAACCGCTTTTCATCTCCGCAGATAAGTATGATTCAGGATGCGGCTGGCCGGCGTTCTCGCGCCCGATCGACAGCGCTCTGATTGCCGAGCATGAGGATCGCTCGCACGGCATGGTGCGTACCGAGGTTACGGCGGCGAACAGCGGCGCGCATCTTGGGCACGTCTTTAACGATGGTCCTGCTGCAGCAGGGGGACTGCGTTACTGCATCAACAGTGCCTCCCTCCGCTTTATCCCGAAAGAGGATATGGAACGCGAGGGCTATGGGGACTATCTCTATCTGTTGGAGAAATAG
- a CDS encoding ATP-binding protein — translation MKKRVTYPFAAIVGQEEMKKALLLSVVMPSLGGVLIKGEKGTAKSTAVRAAAALLPNLRAVTGCACHCDPSLPDLYCDACRARRGFGEELTAEEIPMRVVELPVSATEDRVVGTLDMEAAIQHGRKEFEPGILAAANRNILYVDEINLLEDHIVDILLDSAAMGVNTVEREGISYAHPARFVLVGTMNPEEGDIRPQLLDRFALSVTVAGECEAETRVEVIRRRIAYERDPDAFAEAYAGAQQELREQITAARARVAHVAAPDEILGYAAQISLALGVDGHRADITLIKAGIAHAALAGRMAVTAEDLQRVSRLVLAHRMRRRPFEEGAVDWSAVDAILGERA, via the coding sequence ATGAAGAAGAGGGTAACATACCCCTTTGCTGCTATTGTTGGACAGGAGGAGATGAAGAAGGCGCTCCTTCTCAGCGTTGTCATGCCGTCGCTTGGCGGTGTGCTGATTAAGGGCGAGAAAGGGACGGCGAAATCCACTGCTGTCCGTGCTGCTGCAGCACTCCTGCCGAATCTGCGGGCGGTAACCGGCTGTGCCTGTCACTGTGATCCGTCGCTGCCGGATCTGTACTGTGATGCCTGCCGTGCAAGGCGGGGATTCGGAGAAGAGCTCACGGCAGAGGAAATTCCGATGCGTGTCGTGGAACTGCCCGTCAGCGCAACGGAGGACCGCGTGGTCGGAACGCTCGACATGGAGGCGGCGATTCAGCACGGGCGCAAGGAGTTCGAGCCGGGCATTCTGGCGGCGGCGAACCGCAACATCCTCTATGTAGATGAGATCAATCTGCTCGAGGATCATATCGTCGACATTCTGCTCGACTCTGCGGCGATGGGCGTTAATACCGTGGAGCGTGAGGGCATCTCCTATGCCCATCCGGCGCGCTTCGTTCTCGTTGGGACGATGAATCCGGAGGAGGGGGACATCCGCCCGCAGCTCCTCGATCGTTTTGCACTCTCCGTGACCGTTGCAGGCGAATGTGAAGCTGAGACGCGCGTTGAGGTGATTCGCCGCAGGATTGCCTATGAGCGCGATCCCGATGCCTTTGCTGAGGCCTATGCAGGCGCCCAGCAGGAGCTGCGTGAACAGATCACTGCGGCGCGTGCGCGTGTCGCCCACGTGGCGGCGCCGGATGAAATCCTCGGCTATGCAGCGCAGATCTCGTTGGCGCTCGGCGTCGACGGACACCGTGCGGATATTACGCTGATCAAGGCAGGCATTGCTCATGCAGCGCTTGCAGGACGCATGGCGGTGACGGCAGAGGATCTGCAGCGTGTCAGCCGCCTCGTCCTCGCACACCGTATGCGCCGCCGTCCTTTCGAGGAGGGGGCGGTTGACTGGAGTGCGGTGGATGCGATCTTGGGAGAACGTGCATAA
- a CDS encoding VWA domain-containing protein: protein MDTPRYPLTAVVGQEHARCALSIALINPRAGGLLISGTRGTAKSVLVRAAAPFTPAGKITELPLGASEDMIFGTIDMETALQKGERRLRHGLLHRARNTFLYMDEANLLREDILSTVLKCAGDGSFRLERDGLSFIEEVSYTPVGTMDPAEGTLRPALLDSFGMFVTMEEEGDAAQRSEIAARVLAYERDPASFRASYAAQEEAFGAMISRARALLPRVGVPSAILHFAAACAARACCVGNHAEIYLTEAARAIAALAGRPFVMPADVEEAAEFVLVHRMSRPQEEQQPPDDGNAPEQGRNEMPDEPQESPPPQDDGGAEASHESPSENEPQDSPQDGADDPSRPEDADAGEDDRVAAPLENVMARLSLLSMTMRAQVGKSGKRDIVQTHTADGRCLRTELPRSGGRLDLALSATLRAAAPYQRARQGTQTVVIRPEDVRVWVRAKRSAANILFLVDASGSMGARERMRMVKGAILALLQEAYQKRDRVGLIAFRRDRAETLLPMTRSVELAEKQLRDLPMGGRTPLAEGLACALQTLRELERRGSEKTVLILITDGRTNTARDGDDGVQRALRAAEEIAGTQALTLVLDTERGVPRVGAAPEIARRMEARYYTLEQLSAEGVLEIVRASRRMQG, encoded by the coding sequence TTGGATACTCCGCGTTATCCGCTGACTGCCGTTGTCGGGCAGGAGCACGCACGGTGCGCACTTTCGATTGCGCTCATCAACCCGCGAGCGGGAGGCCTCCTGATCTCCGGCACGCGGGGCACGGCAAAATCCGTTCTCGTTCGTGCGGCAGCACCGTTTACACCAGCCGGAAAAATTACGGAACTGCCGCTCGGAGCGTCGGAGGATATGATCTTCGGCACAATCGACATGGAGACGGCCCTGCAAAAAGGCGAGCGGCGCCTGCGGCACGGCCTGCTGCACCGTGCACGCAATACATTTCTCTATATGGACGAGGCCAACCTCCTGCGTGAGGATATTCTGTCCACGGTCCTGAAATGTGCGGGAGATGGTTCTTTTCGCCTCGAACGGGACGGGCTGTCGTTCATCGAGGAGGTTTCCTATACGCCTGTCGGCACGATGGATCCTGCAGAGGGGACGCTTCGCCCCGCTCTGTTGGATTCTTTCGGTATGTTTGTGACGATGGAGGAGGAGGGGGACGCGGCGCAGCGGAGCGAGATCGCCGCACGTGTACTCGCATACGAGCGTGATCCGGCATCCTTTCGTGCCTCCTATGCTGCGCAGGAGGAAGCATTCGGGGCGATGATCAGCCGTGCCCGCGCATTGCTGCCGCGCGTGGGGGTCCCGTCTGCCATTCTCCATTTTGCGGCAGCCTGTGCTGCGCGCGCATGTTGTGTCGGCAACCATGCGGAGATTTATCTCACCGAGGCGGCGCGTGCGATTGCAGCGCTCGCAGGAAGACCGTTCGTCATGCCGGCGGATGTGGAGGAGGCTGCGGAATTTGTGCTCGTGCATCGGATGAGCCGTCCGCAGGAGGAACAGCAGCCGCCCGATGATGGGAATGCACCGGAGCAGGGCCGGAATGAGATGCCGGATGAGCCGCAGGAATCACCTCCTCCGCAGGATGACGGAGGAGCGGAGGCTTCTCATGAATCCCCGTCGGAGAACGAACCCCAGGATTCCCCTCAGGATGGGGCGGACGATCCGTCCCGTCCTGAGGACGCAGATGCAGGGGAAGACGATCGCGTTGCAGCGCCGCTTGAAAACGTCATGGCGCGACTCTCGCTCCTCTCCATGACGATGCGTGCGCAGGTCGGAAAGAGCGGAAAGCGCGACATTGTTCAAACGCATACGGCGGACGGCCGCTGTCTGCGTACAGAACTGCCGCGCTCGGGCGGCCGCCTCGATCTCGCACTCTCTGCTACGCTGCGTGCGGCAGCCCCGTATCAGCGCGCGCGTCAGGGGACGCAGACGGTTGTGATTCGTCCTGAGGATGTGCGCGTTTGGGTGCGTGCGAAACGCTCGGCGGCAAATATCCTTTTTCTCGTCGATGCGAGCGGTTCGATGGGAGCACGCGAGCGCATGAGGATGGTGAAGGGAGCAATCCTTGCCCTCCTGCAGGAGGCATATCAAAAGCGCGACCGTGTGGGGCTGATTGCCTTTCGGCGGGATCGTGCGGAGACGCTCCTGCCGATGACGCGCAGTGTGGAGCTGGCGGAAAAGCAGCTGCGAGACCTGCCGATGGGCGGACGGACGCCGCTTGCCGAGGGCCTCGCCTGCGCTCTGCAAACGCTGCGTGAACTGGAACGCAGAGGCAGCGAGAAAACGGTACTCATCCTGATTACGGACGGGCGAACGAATACGGCGCGGGACGGAGATGACGGCGTACAGCGTGCCCTGCGTGCAGCAGAAGAGATCGCAGGCACGCAGGCGCTCACGCTTGTTCTTGATACGGAGCGCGGTGTGCCGCGGGTTGGGGCTGCACCGGAGATTGCCCGCCGCATGGAGGCTCGTTATTATACGTTGGAACAGCTCTCAGCTGAGGGGGTGCTCGAGATCGTTCGCGCATCCCGCAGGATGCAGGGATAA
- a CDS encoding ABC transporter substrate-binding protein, producing MRSNVQLCAFLLLLSLAGMIAGCAGERKNASEQSVFYRGTDDMGMEVVLHEKPQRVVSLGLATDEILLAIAPPEQIAALTSYSDDPGLSAMTEEAKAVSVKLKDKSPERVLALHPDLVLTTDGVSKEEVESLRDLGLTVYASRTPKRIEGVFTRIEEIGRLTGQEENAAALIAEKRARLADVERRVGDIPEAERPIIVAFAFSGVFGQKDGLFDDMCRHASLRNGAALVGLTADTPVSMEQIVALDPDVFLLPTWSAEGEKTEDFRQKLRNDPLFMHVKAVRENHFYTVPDTYRYSAGQNAIECVYELARAVYPERFADVK from the coding sequence ATGCGTTCTAATGTGCAGCTCTGTGCATTTCTTCTGCTTCTCTCTCTCGCCGGCATGATTGCCGGCTGTGCGGGGGAGCGGAAGAATGCGTCAGAGCAATCTGTGTTTTATCGAGGGACGGATGATATGGGCATGGAGGTTGTCCTGCACGAGAAGCCGCAGCGCGTCGTCTCGCTTGGTCTTGCGACGGATGAGATTCTTCTTGCCATTGCGCCGCCCGAGCAGATTGCTGCACTTACCTCGTATTCGGATGACCCCGGACTATCCGCCATGACCGAGGAGGCAAAGGCGGTCTCGGTCAAACTCAAGGACAAGAGCCCCGAGCGCGTGCTCGCACTGCATCCCGACCTCGTCCTCACAACGGACGGCGTATCAAAGGAGGAGGTGGAGAGTCTGCGCGACCTCGGGCTGACGGTCTATGCTTCACGGACACCGAAGCGCATCGAGGGAGTTTTTACCCGCATCGAGGAGATCGGCAGGCTGACTGGGCAGGAGGAGAACGCCGCTGCACTAATTGCTGAAAAGCGTGCCCGTCTCGCCGATGTCGAGCGCCGCGTCGGGGACATCCCTGAGGCGGAGCGGCCGATCATTGTGGCTTTTGCGTTCAGCGGCGTATTCGGGCAGAAGGACGGCCTCTTTGACGATATGTGCCGCCATGCGTCTCTGCGCAACGGCGCCGCGCTCGTCGGACTGACGGCGGATACGCCCGTCTCGATGGAGCAGATTGTTGCGCTCGATCCGGATGTATTCCTCCTGCCGACATGGAGTGCGGAGGGGGAAAAGACGGAGGACTTTCGCCAAAAGCTCCGCAATGATCCTCTGTTCATGCATGTCAAGGCGGTGCGGGAGAATCATTTCTACACCGTGCCCGATACCTATCGTTACAGCGCGGGGCAGAACGCGATTGAGTGCGTCTATGAACTCGCACGTGCGGTCTACCCCGAGCGCTTTGCAGATGTGAAGTAA
- a CDS encoding TonB-dependent receptor, producing the protein MTKEKKWTLAVLAAFAGASFVGTAYAAEQASTEQTETHALSDTVVTAQRREKRDLDTPATTTIITAKEIEKAGYRNVFEAIDQQIGSTSTSYGEAEQDIPDKLQLNMNVIYTAGKDDVVSLGIYNLLNRENYSNRYGNLDLGRNFRLTYTHAF; encoded by the coding sequence ATGACAAAAGAGAAGAAGTGGACACTGGCGGTACTTGCGGCATTTGCCGGAGCGAGCTTTGTCGGGACGGCGTACGCTGCGGAGCAGGCGTCTACGGAACAAACGGAGACGCACGCGTTGAGTGATACCGTTGTAACGGCACAGCGACGTGAGAAGCGCGATCTCGATACGCCTGCAACGACGACGATCATCACAGCGAAGGAAATCGAGAAGGCAGGCTATCGCAACGTATTCGAGGCAATCGACCAGCAGATCGGCTCAACGAGTACATCGTACGGCGAAGCGGAGCAGGACATTCCGGACAAGCTCCAGCTCAATATGAATGTGATCTATACGGCGGGTAAAGATGACGTAGTGTCACTCGGCATTTACAACCTGCTGAACCGTGAAAACTACTCCAACCGCTACGGCAATCTCGACCTCGGGCGCAATTTCCGCCTGACCTATACGCATGCGTTCTAA